The nucleotide window cttttggatggggagccagtggagctctctgaggtgtggtgttgtgtggtattgaCGGAGGAGGTCGAGGACAACTCTGGCGGCAgcattttggatggtttgaagtctgtgaaAAAGATGGGTTGGGATGCCAGCGTAGAGTGCATTTCCATAGTCCGATCGGCTTGTGATGATGACTTGCGTGATGGTATGTATGGTGTTCAGTTTGAGCCACGTGAAGATAACATGCAGAGGATATATAGGCATGAGGAGGTGATGGGGTTGACCTGGGACTTCCTGGTGAGATTGGTGTCCAGGATAAGGCCTAGGTTTCTAGCATGgtcaattggggtgggtgtgggtctgagttcttAAAAATGTGGTAGCCCAGCTGACAGGCTGGCTGGCATTCTGGAACTCATGCTTCCGAATGGTACAGAATTGCTAAGGAATCTGTGATCAGCCCAGGTGATtaagattaaggggcagatttacatcctggcagtaaggatactcagtCGCAAAGACAACAGGATGTCCTTACCACCAAGAGGTTAGACCACCCACTGAATTTTAATGTGGGAGGACCAAAGGTTTTACTGTGGCGGAGACTATTCCGCCTCCACCATAGTAACACCCCTCTGATGATCTGGCGGAGTAAGGGCCTTCAGAGGGTGACCTCTATGTCACCCCACATCATTTAGATGGATGGACACATAGGTCAGTTTTCAGTGCTCGTCACCTCCAGGAAAATCATGGCAgtaatgggcagtgaaaactgcctaaCGCCCCCTCTCCATGGTATATAACTGGTGGACTTTATTCCTCTGCCAGACCAATGAAGATTACTCTGCCTGCCAAAACTTAACTCCGGCCCTGAATCTTCAATATTCTTTGCTCCCGATGCCCACATGACCTTGAATCACCCTACATACAATCTAAGAAGCCTGTGTGTTTTACCCAACGTTTATGATTTCTTTACATCCACCAGACAGCGATTTTGAATTCTTCCTTAAAATCCACTTTGTATAATAAAATCTTAttaacatatatgtatatttttttcatttcagcgcTGCTGCTCTGGGTTTTGAAAAGAAATGGCGATGGCAGAACCGTTGACTGCTCTCTCTCGCTGGTACCTTTATGCAATCCATGGCTACTTCTGCGAGGTCATGTTTACTGCTGCCTGGGATTTTGTGGTGAATTATAACTGGAAGTTTCCAGGGGTCACAAGTGTTTGGGCCCTCTTCATTTATGGCACCTCCATCCTAATAGTGGAGAACATGTATCTTTATTTGAAAGATAAATGCAACATTTTAGTCCGCTGCCTAATATACACCCTTTGGACGTACATTTGGGAATTCACCACAGGCCTCATCTTGAGACAGTTCAATGCCTGCCCATGGGACTATTCCCAGTTTGATTTCGACTTCATGGGTCTCATCACTTTGGAGTACGCCGTCCCCTGGTTTTGTGCAGCCTTTTTAATGGAACAGCTGGTCATTAGGAATACTCTACGATTGAGGTTTGATGAACATGCAGAGCCAGGATCCCGGGCAGTGTCAACATATTCCACGGCCAATGGTCATGTCAAAACTAACTGAAGATGCCACCAGGAGCAGCATGTCCTGGTGGAAGCCGAGGCTTCTGACTTCTTTGACTTTCTGTCTGTATGATATTTTATCAATATGGGTACGcatgaagaaataaataatttttttaattaatatttatggCTGCAAGGAAAGTGTTGTTTGCTACTTGCTGATTTTGTAGCATTTGTCTAACTTATActgaaaaaacaatgttttatcTGCATTCTGAGAAACAGCAACTAGACCATACTAATGTGCAAAAACAAACCTAGTGGATGGGCTTAATATCCTATAACAACCATAACTTTTATTGACTGGCTTTCTCCATTAGACATTTGCGGTGCTTATAAGCAATACCTCCCACAGGACACTACTTCTAAGAAAGACACTGTATTTGAATTGAAGTAGGACTGTTTTTGCAACTTAAGAGCATACTTTGAAATGCTTCCAAGAAGGTCCTCTAATACTACTATGGATCCATGCCCACCTCTTCTGCAGGGTTGTCGTATCTACACCACCTAATGTAATGGTGCTGATCGTCTGCTGGATTTATAAATGTTACTTACAATTCCTGGTAAGGATGCTTGGAAGAGTTTCCTTTCAGCCTTTTCTGCTTGTTGATCGTACCAGACTGAAACCAAATCCTGGCAAAGTGGCCAAGTGACTACATCTCAGGTCTCCCCCATACAACGACAGAACTTGCCTCAACAGTTATATACATTGGAACGATGGCATGGATGCTGCAAGCTAGAGTTGTCCTTTTGCAGAGGAAACTTTTAACTACAGAGAACACTGGATACACATAAGTTGACACAGGTGGAGGAGTTTCTGCATAAAGTGCAAATCTTTAAATGACTGAGGGCCAATGACCTCAAACGGGGTCCTCTCTTAGGTAAAGTTGGTGGCTGCCTTTGTCAGTTTGACCCACAGTGCCAGACAGCTCAGTATGTCTCAGTGTTTCACAGAATCAGTAACTGTTTGTTCCCATCACAACTATGTTGGCATTAAGTACAGCACATCCTCTTCCGAAAACTGTTTGTAGGAGATAGAAATTTGTTTGAAAGAAGTAGAATTTGTTTGAAAACTGTAAGGAATGTTATAACACAGTCCCATAGATTGCACTCATAATAATATATTTGGGACAACGTTAAAGGTATGCATGCAATTATAAGATGAATGTTATGAAATAATGAATTACTTCCAATACTCAAAACCATGCAGGGATAAGAAAGTCTTAGAACAGTCATTAATGGACTGTGGTATAAATTGAGGAGGTGATATTGTCTATGGCGATGAACATCGAAGGAAGCAAAGGTTTCCCACATGTGAACAACCACATGCTGCAGTATCTTTGGTAACTGCGGCATAAACCTGCAACACCTGTGCACATCAGAGTTCCTGAGTTCACGTCGCAGCCAGGTCATCTCCCCCTTCCACCAATGGAAGAACTGTTCCGGTTGGGCAAATGAAAAATGCGTATCCTGTTGCAAGTCACGTTCAGAAGATAGTAGCGATACAGTGAACCACGGCCCTACTTTAGAGGCAGCCATTGCAATGGATACTGTGATTTTATTTGATAGACACTAAATAGGGCTAATAGGTTCTAGCAATGAGACAAACTAAAGTAGTAATGCTGTGTACAAGAGCAACCTCCTCACTATTATGATTAGGAGCCATCTTAAAGCAATTGGTATTTCTAAGTGTTAATGTCAGAAGCACAACAGCCCTCTCTGAGAGGATGCCTTATTGCAGAGCCTGTAAAGGAGGGTGTGCTGTAATTAGCTGCTTGATTTGAGCCTATTTGTATGAATGTATATTTGTACCATTTAATTAACTGGGACCTGGAAATTACTTTGTTTTGCACTAAATTGATGATGATTTTATCCCTAATTGCTACTCTAAAGTAGTAGTGCCTCTAATATGATGAATGCAATTGTCGCTTACACTCTTCTTCCCAACAATACAAATAACAAGAACAAAATAGTGTTAATCTTATTTATTGTATAGCATGCAATATTCATCCCACTTAGGCACATGTAGATCCAGTAGTGTTTAGTACACTTTCAATGTGAGATACCATGTTTTCATTCTCCACTGCTGAAACCATAAAATCATAGAAAtaataaattgttcacaatgttCCTAAGGCCCTCAGACTCTTTCATTTTGAGTGTTTTGGTCCAGATGAAGAACGCTTTAACCTTCTACCATCAGAAGCTGTACGACTGATTCTGGTGCACCTCATCTGTGAGGACAACGAGTATCAAGCCTGCTGTTAGTATTGTGCCCCTCACTTCTAATGAAAACGTGGTTGAGTGAGTTGCTAGGGTTTGGGGTTCAGTGTGTTGTGGCCACCTACGTGTGCTACATACCAGGAGTGACGCAGAAGAGTTCTCCATGAAAATGGTGGATTCTACTTTCTACTCTGCTCATAAATGTAGGATTTATGATAGAAGTGGTGCATAAACACTTTTGGAAATTCTACCCATTTTATTACAAATTTTATTAAAAGTGTTACTTTTTACTAGTGCCGCAATTGGAATCTCACTTTGGGCCagttttagatcttggcagataggTTGCTCCGTCACAAACCTTACAGTTATTCCGTCCACTGAATTACAAttttcataggatataatagactcttAATACAGTGAACTGGATATACGTCACAATCGTGACAGAGCAACcccgtccaccaagatctaaatcaggcccttaatgtacaaTAGCACATGGGAATATGCATTCTTATTAGtgcagttgcattttttttattcttcTATTCGGTAACAATGTTTTCCTATATAGAAAGC belongs to Pleurodeles waltl isolate 20211129_DDA chromosome 9, aPleWal1.hap1.20221129, whole genome shotgun sequence and includes:
- the TMEM229B gene encoding transmembrane protein 229B, translating into MAMAEPLTALSRWYLYAIHGYFCEVMFTAAWDFVVNYNWKFPGVTSVWALFIYGTSILIVENMYLYLKDKCNILVRCLIYTLWTYIWEFTTGLILRQFNACPWDYSQFDFDFMGLITLEYAVPWFCAAFLMEQLVIRNTLRLRFDEHAEPGSRAVSTYSTANGHVKTN